A window of Syntrophorhabdaceae bacterium genomic DNA:
ATCCTGCGGCAATATTGACGACGTCCCTGCAAAAATCACTTGCAAAGAAAAAATAGTTTTCAAGGATCAGCATATCGGTTTCAATATTAAAAAAACCGAACGCTATTTCACCGTGACTGAGAGAATCAAAGGTAAGCGGCATCAGGAAAATATAGCAGAAGACGGTGAGAATGGCAAGCAGCAAAGCAGCGGAGAGCCGAGAGCAGAGGGCTAAGAGCAGAGAGCTAAGAGCGGAGAGCAGAAAAACACTGCATTTAACTCTTCGCTCTCAGCTCTCCGCTCTTAGCTGTTTTATATACCTCGATAAGGGCGTTAGCTTCGTCGGCAGGTGTGGGCAATACGAGTGCCCTGTTTCTCGCTGCCCCTGCCATGGATCCCCTGAGGGATTCGTTGTTGATGAGTTCCAGCGCCTTCCTGCAAAGATCATCAGGGTCATGGGGATTATAGAGAACGCCGCATGGCACGTTCTTTTGTTCGCCGAGAACGAGCCGCCTGGTGCTCGGGATGTCGGACGCCAGCAGGGGCTTTCCTGCTGAGATTGCCTCCAGGAGCACATTTGACAATCCTTCCGAGAAAGAACTGTTGAGGACGATATCCGCCCCTTCGTAGGCGGCCCGCATAGCTGCAGGCGCTATCGACCGGATCCAGGAGGCGAATGTAGTGCATCCTGTGAGCTCCTCCTGAAAGAGCGTACCATAATCAGTGTCGAGTATCTGACCTGCAAAGACTATCCTGGCCCTGGGACTGGCTTGACGGACCTTTTTAAATGCCGTGAGGCATTCAAGGTTCCCCTTTACGGGACGTATGCCTGCCGGGAGGAAGAAGAGGACGTCCCCTGGTCTGCATCCGGCGAAGCCCCGGAGGTCAAAGACATCGTTGCCAATCCACGATGGCGCCTTGGGTACATAGAAGATGCGGTCATCGAGTTCTGAAAGGTTGGCTTTCAAGTGGTCGATGATAATGTTGCTCTGGGCGGTAATGGTGTTAGCATTCCGGCAAACCTTCAGTATAGTGTCTTTCCTGTTCGGAGTTGCCGTTTCAAGATCAGCGTCGGTTCCGGGCAGAGAGACCACAATGGGCAGACCATCGCAGGCCTCCGACACACGCGGGTCCAAAAGAAAGACCCCGGAATGAAGAGCGTGATAGGCATGGATGATATCCGGTTTAAAGTATTGTATTGCATCGAGAAGATCCGTTACGTTGAGATCACGGGTGGCCATAACCTGTATCGTGCAGCCTTTATTCTCCAGTGATTGCCGCCAGCGTTCTGTTGTTGCCGCATTCCCTGTTATGGACGGAAAGGCTGTCGGGGAAAGTATCAAGATTCGTAATCCTTTGTTCAACTATCTGCCTCCGAAAATGGGATAATTATAACACCGATGTGTGATAAAGTGAGACGAAATTCTTCGCTCAGGAGGACATCAAGCTCCCTTTCCCTGTCTATTGTAGAGAACGACGAAAACGGTCCTGCCGTGAGATTATCGGTGAACGCGCGACCCGGGTGGACCATGATCTCTGTCAACCCCGGCGGAAGTTTTTCCAGGGTCCTTTGCATGAGAGGCAGCGAGATCCTTCCTTTCAGGTAGAGACCGCGGAAATGATCGGCAGCCTTTAACCCTGTATCCCTGATGTGAGAGCGCGCAGACCGGGCGACACTGCTGAAGCCCCCGGCTTCTTCTATGAGGCTGTCGGGGATATCATCCTTACCGGAAAGAGGTTCAGGCTCATCGGGGATCCGCACCCAGGGGATACTGTGTTTTTTGGCTGCCGCGCAGACTGCTTCTATCGCAGCAGGGAAGACGTGGACATGATGGTGGCCGTCTATATGGGTGAGATGAAGACCTGCGTCTTTCAGGATTTTTATCTGTATATCCAGTTCGAGGGCTATCTCATGTTCAAGGGCTTCATTGCTCTCCTGCATCAGCAGGCGGAGCGCAGCGGTCTTTTTCAGAAAAGACCCGTCGGGACCCGTGAGGACACGGAGGCCGGTCGAAAGCGGTTTCCCTTCAGAGATATTACAATGGATGCCGAAGGAGATCCTTGAAGGACCAAGCGACCGGATGCGTTGAAGCGCGTCTTCAAGCGCGTGACCGTTGGCGAGTATGCTGACGCTTGTTACTGTTCCTGCCCGGATAGCTTCGAGGATGCCTTCATTGCGTGCTTCGTCGGCGCCAAGGTCATCGGCATTTATA
This region includes:
- a CDS encoding glycosyltransferase, giving the protein MNKGLRILILSPTAFPSITGNAATTERWRQSLENKGCTIQVMATRDLNVTDLLDAIQYFKPDIIHAYHALHSGVFLLDPRVSEACDGLPIVVSLPGTDADLETATPNRKDTILKVCRNANTITAQSNIIIDHLKANLSELDDRIFYVPKAPSWIGNDVFDLRGFAGCRPGDVLFFLPAGIRPVKGNLECLTAFKKVRQASPRARIVFAGQILDTDYGTLFQEELTGCTTFASWIRSIAPAAMRAAYEGADIVLNSSFSEGLSNVLLEAISAGKPLLASDIPSTRRLVLGEQKNVPCGVLYNPHDPDDLCRKALELINNESLRGSMAGAARNRALVLPTPADEANALIEVYKTAKSGELRAKS
- a CDS encoding ChbG/HpnK family deacetylase, which encodes MKHIIINADDLGADEARNEGILEAIRAGTVTSVSILANGHALEDALQRIRSLGPSRISFGIHCNISEGKPLSTGLRVLTGPDGSFLKKTAALRLLMQESNEALEHEIALELDIQIKILKDAGLHLTHIDGHHHVHVFPAAIEAVCAAAKKHSIPWVRIPDEPEPLSGKDDIPDSLIEEAGGFSSVARSARSHIRDTGLKAADHFRGLYLKGRISLPLMQRTLEKLPPGLTEIMVHPGRAFTDNLTAGPFSSFSTIDRERELDVLLSEEFRLTLSHIGVIIIPFSEADS